From one Danio rerio strain Tuebingen ecotype United States chromosome 19, GRCz12tu, whole genome shotgun sequence genomic stretch:
- the fuca1.2 gene encoding alpha-L-fucosidase 1, tandem duplicate 2 precursor (The RefSeq protein has 4 substitutions compared to this genomic sequence), with translation MQVTRSQISLFLCLLSCASVIGARYTPDWTSLDSRPLPGWYDEVKFGIFVHWGVFSVPAFGSEWFWWNWKGAHDFKYILYMVKNYPPGFSYADFAPDFHAQFFDPDAWAEIFEASGAKYVVLTSKHHEGFTNWESPTSWNWNSVDNGPHRDLVGDLGNAVRKRSLHYGLYHSLYEWFNPLYLSDKQSGFKTQEYVARKAMPELYDLVNRYKPDLIWSDGDWEAPDTYWNSTEFLAWLYNDSPVKDIVVVNDRWGNGCYCKHGGYYNCADKFSPGELPKHKWEKCQSVDTISWGYRRNMKLSELMDLPALIKDLVYTVALGGNYLLNVGPTADGVIAPVFEERLRGIGAWLQINGEAIYATSSWRVQAENATVPVWYTSKNSTVYAIFTSSPNQNTFELSAPKTSDNTVVTLLGNPKPLKWAPLHSSGLILLLPDLPFSPAQAWTLKLEGVA, from the exons ATGCAAGTGACTCGGAGTCAGATATCGCTGTTTCTTTGTGTGCTATCATGCGCGTCAGTTATCGGAGCTCGATATACTCCTGACTGGACAAGTCTGGACTCCAGACCTCTGCCTGGATGGTACGACGAGGTGAAGTTCGGCATCTTCGTTCACTGGGGGGTGTTTTCGGTGCCCGCTTTCGGCAGCGAGTGGTTCTGGTGGAACTGGAAGGGGGCACACGACTTTAAGTATATCCTGTACATGGTGAAGAACTACCCTCCAGGTTTCAGCTACGCGGATTTTGCGCCTGATTTCCACGCGCAGTTTTTTGACCCTGATGCTTGGGCTGAGATCTTCGAAGCTTCCGGAGCAAA ATATGTGGTCCTTACATCGAAACATCACGAAGGCTTCACAAACTGGGAATCCCCGACTTCCTGGAACTGGAATTCTGTTGATAATGGACCTCACAGAGATCTGGTTGGAGATTTAGGCAATGCGGTAAGAAAAAG GTCTCTGCATTATGGACTCTATCACTCTCTGTACGAATGGTTCAATCCCCTCTACCTGAGTGACAAACAATCTGGTTTCAAGACCCAGGAGTATGTTGCAAAAAAAGCAATGCCTGAACTCTACGATCTGGTCAACAG GTACAAGCCAGACTTGATTTGGTCTGACGGCGACTGGGAAGCACCGGACACTTACTGGAACTCTACAGAATTCCTCGCCTGGCTCTACAACGACAGTCCAGTCAAA GACATAGTGGTGGTCAATGACAGATGGGGGAACGGATGTTACTGCAAACATGGAGGTTACTACAACTGCGCCGACAAATTCAGTCCTGGCGAGCTGCCCAAACACAAGTGGGAGAAATGCCAATCAGTGGACACTATATCATGGGGGTATCGCAGAAATATGAAGCTGAGTGAGCTGATGGATCTGCCAGCGCTTATAAAG GACCTGGTCTACACTGTGGCTTTAGGTGGGAATTACCTGTTGAATGTGGGGCCCACAGCAGATGGTGTGATCGCTCCTGTGTTTGAGGAACGTCTCAGAGGAATCGGAGCCTGGCTGCAGATCAACGGTGAAGCCATCTTTGGAACGAGCTCTTGGAGAGTTCAAGCTGAGAATGCCACTGTTCCTGTCTG GTATACATCGAAAAACTCCACAGTGTATGCGATCTTTACCTCCAGTCCCAACCAGAACACCTTTGAACTTTCTGCACCTAAAACCTCGGACAACACAGTG GTGACTTTGTT
- the fuca1.1 gene encoding alpha-L-fucosidase 1, tandem duplicate 1 precursor (The RefSeq protein has 5 substitutions compared to this genomic sequence) translates to MQVTRSQISLFLCLLSCVSVIGARYTPDWTSLDSRPLPGWYDEVKFGIFVHWGVFSVPAFGSEWFWWYWKGAQNPDYVQFMIKNYPPGFSYADFAPNFHAQFFDPDAWADIFEASGAKYVVLTSKHHEGFTNWGSPTSWNWNSVDDGPHRDLVGDLGNAIRKKGLHYGLYHSLYEWFNPLYLSDKQSGFKTQEYVARKAMPELYDLVSRYKPDLIWSDGDWEAPDTYWNSTEFLAWLYNDSPVKDIVVVNDRWGNGCYCKHGGYYNCADKFNPQKLLNHKWEKCQSVDKISWGYRRNMKLSELMDLPELVQDLVYIVALGGNYLLSTGPTADGVIAPVFEERLRGIGAWLQINGEAIYGTSFWRVQTENATVPVWYTAKKSTVYAIFTTNPMQNTFQLSAPNTTDSTVVTLLGSPKPLKWAPLQSSGLMVVLPELPFSPAYAWTLKMEGVA, encoded by the exons ATGCAGGTGACTCGCAGTCAGATATCGCTGTTTCTTTGTCTGCTATCATGCGCGTCAGTTATCGGAGCTCGATATACTCCTGACTGGACAAGTCTGGACTCCAGACCTCTGCCTGGATGGTACGACGAGGTGAAGTTCGGCATCTTCGTTCACTGGGGGGTGTTTTCGGTGCCCGCTTTCGGTAGCGAGTGGTTCTGGTGGTACTGGAAAGGCGCACAAAATCCCGATTACGTCCAATTCATGATCAAAAACTATCCTCCAGGTTTCAGCTACGCGGATTTTGCGCCTAATTTCCACGCGCAGTTTTTCGACCCTGACGCTTGGGCTGATATCTTCGAAGCTTCCGGAGCGAA ATATGTCGTCCTAACATCGAAACACCACGAAGGCTTCACAAATTGGGGATCCCCGACCTCCTGGAACTGGAATTCGGTTGATGACGGACCTCACAGGGATCTGGTTGGAGATTTGGGCAATGCTATAAGAAAGAA GGGCTTGCATTATGGACTCTATCACTCTCTGTACGAATGGTTCAACCCCCTCTACCTGAGTGACAAACAATCTGGCTTCAAGACCCAGGAGTATGTTGCAAGAAAAGCAATGCCTGAACTCTACGATCTGGTCAGCAG GTACAAGCCAGACTTGATTTGGTCTGACGGCGACTGGGAAGCGCCGGACACTTACTGGAACTCTACAGAATTCCTTGCCTGGCTCTACAACGACAGTCCAGTCAAA GACATAGTGGTGGTCAATGACAGATGGGGGAACGGATGTTACTGCAAACATGGAGGTTACTACAACTGCGCCGACAAATTCAATCCTCAAAAGCTGCTCAATCACAAGTGGGAGAAATGCCAATCAGTGGACAAAATATCATGGGGGTATCGCAGAAATATGAAGCTGAGTGAGCTGATGGATCTGCCAGAGCTTGTACAG GACCTGGTCTACATTGTGGCTTTAGGTGGGAATTACCTTTTGAATATAGGGCCCACAGCAGATGGTGTGATCGCTCCTGTGTTTGAGGAACGTCTCAGAGGAATCGGAGCCTGGCTGCAGATCAACGGTGAAGCCATCTATGGAACGAGCTTTTGGAGAGTTCAAGCTGAGAATGCCACTGTTCCTGTCTG GTATACAGCAAAAAAATCCACTTTGTATGCGATCTTCACCACCAATCCTATGCAGAACACCTTTCAGCTTTCTGCGCCCAACACCACCGACAGCACAGTG GTGACTTTATTGGGGAGTCCTAAACCTTTGAAATGGGCTCCTCTGCAGTCATCAGGACTGATGGTGGTTCTGCCTGAGCTGCCTTTCTCACCCGCTTATGCCTGGACTCTCAAGATGGAAGGGGTGGCatag